The genomic segment ATGGAGAGAGCGGCGGCGAAAGCATCCAGGCTGCGCCCGGGCAAGTCGATGAATTCCCTCCAGGAGTGAGCCTTCTGTCCGAAGTGGACGCCCTGCCATTCGATCGATCCATAGCTGCGCCAGTTGGCGATGGTGGTCCAAGCCTGCAAGGTCACGTCCTCCAGGGGCGCCTGTGGCCAATGCTCCAGGACCATGGGCTGCAAAGTCGTGATCCATTCCTTATCGCAGGTGGGAATGGGGCAGTCACGGCGTCCTAAATTGAGGCCTACGGTGACGAAACGGTTGTGCAGATCGAAGCCCATGTCGGCTTCGCCCGAAGCCTGCCAGAGCTGGGTGAAGACAGGATCAAGATCCACGTAGACGCGCAGGGGGACGGGCTGCACCAGTTCGGGCAGGCGCAGCAGTCCCGAAATGTTGAGCAGCAGGTCGGCATCGCGAGCCCGCACCTTGAGCTGGGTGTAGGGGATGCCGATGCTGCGCAGCGTCTCCACTTCCAGCAGCGAAGAGTCTTGCAGGAAGCCGAACTGCCCCAGGATGCTGTGAAATTCGTGGGCGTTGACGGTGTCTTCCAACCGCGCCCGGGGAGGACGGCGGCTGTTCTGGACGAAGGGCTCGATGAAGGTGACGTGGTGTCCCAGGCGGCGCAAGCCCAGCAGGTATTGCAGCACGGCCCAGGCCGCCCCTCCCTGGCGGGGGACGGAGACGATCATTCCGGTGACGATGATGTTCATGACTCGTTACCCACCCCATCAGCCCTCAAGGATCGATCCGCTCCAGAAAGGCTGTAAGGATCTTATCGGAATCGAAGTGGGATTCGGCCAGACGGCGCGCGTGGAGGCTGTGATGGGAATAGTCGTCCACGATGCGGCGCACGCCGTCTGACGCCTCTTCCAGCGTGCGGAAGGTCAGAAGTCCGTCACCTGAGGGAATATTGTGAACGATTCCGGTGTCCTGGACAAGCGCCGGACGTCCCGACGACAGGTAGCGGACGGTGCGGTCGGAAAACCATCCGCTGTCGGTGTGGGCGTAGACTCCCTGAGCCACCGAGAACTCGGCGCCCGAGTTTTGCAGGTAGCGGCGGAAGAGTTGAGGCGTGTTGAGGCGGCGGGCATCGCTGAGCCGCCATCCCCGCCGCAAGAGAGCCGTCCGGTCGGCCTCGTCGCCTGGATGGATGTCCAGCGCCAGTTCGAATTGGGCGTCCTCAACCATCCGGGGCAGCTTGCGGAAGCGGCGGAATTCGTGGACCTTTTGGCCGTAGGTGACGCTGTCGTGCTGCAGGCTGCCGGAAGGGCTGCGCCAGGAAGCCACCGTTGTAAAAAGCGACGGCTGCGGCGAAGGCGACGGGGGCCATAGATCGAGCAGCGAGGGTTGGCGGATGGGAATCCAGCGCAAGCCGCCGGTGGGAATGGGGCAGAAGGACTTCCCGATGTTCTCGCCGACGGTGAAGTGCAGGTCATGGTTGGGGAGTCCCAGGTCGTGTCCTTGCTGGTGCCAGATCTGAGTGTAGCCGGGATCGAGATCGAGGTAGACCTTGCGGTCGATCAAGCCCAGCAGCTCCGGTTGGCGCAGATGTCCGGTGATGTTGAGCAAGAAGGAGCACTGGGAGGCCCACTGGCGGGCCTGCTCCC from the Acidobacteriota bacterium genome contains:
- a CDS encoding glycosyltransferase, encoding MNIIVTGMIVSVPRQGGAAWAVLQYLLGLRRLGHHVTFIEPFVQNSRRPPRARLEDTVNAHEFHSILGQFGFLQDSSLLEVETLRSIGIPYTQLKVRARDADLLLNISGLLRLPELVQPVPLRVYVDLDPVFTQLWQASGEADMGFDLHNRFVTVGLNLGRRDCPIPTCDKEWITTLQPMVLEHWPQAPLEDVTLQAWTTIANWRSYGSIEWQGVHFGQKAHSWREFIDLPGRSLDAFAAALSIHPAESRDLRSLIEHGWKLLDPDEVTATPDDYRDFIRASRGELGIAKSGYVQANSGWFSDRSICYLASGRPVITQDTGLTGHLPLGDGLLAFSTMEELLQALDQVNRFYPRHAQAARALAESHFNSDKVLPRLLDL